From Coregonus clupeaformis isolate EN_2021a chromosome 2, ASM2061545v1, whole genome shotgun sequence:
actccaacctaagtgtatgtaaatttccgacttgaaatatatatatatttagcgcTGTTAGCGTAGCTCCCTGtgcatacagtagcctacatagccTATGTCACGTCACGGTTGGATATGTGGCTTGCGCCAGCACAGGCAGTTGCAGCAATGAAAGCATTGAACAACGATTAACAGGACCGTTGTGAAAGCCTTTGCTTTTGTGTCTGCTCATCTGTTAAACTTGTGCCAAATCAATCTGGTAATGAGGTTGTTTAGCAACTGTGTGAAACAGAGTACTAAACTTGCCCTCAGCTAAAGCATTACTTTTATTTTGTCATTTGGGAGACTTGTTACAACGTCGGGATATAgctgccccccccaaaaaaaaaatataccaACCAATTACCACATTATCTGTCTTGTTGCCTATGCGCAGTTGTGTTCTTTTAAACCAGCTAACCTTACAAAAGAGTAGCATGCGAGGGTACTAGTCTGTTTGTGGCATCATGCCActccttgtcatgccaaacaatGTTTGGCAAGGAGAGGAGTTGGAATGATAGCATAAACAGATAGGGACCAGGCTAACAGAAGTAATCCCTcctaccatgttcattgtaaataTGTTTCACAATGCGTTTTTACTAGCAAAAACTAGGTGGTTATATTATAAGCATGGGTCTGTTATTGGAAAAGGGGACTTTGATTTGCCCTGGCTTCTCAAACCCCTGCGTCTTGCTGTCAGGACATATAGCCACAACACAGTGAAACGCAAAACACTGACAGGAAAAACAGTCAAACACTTGCTGCACTAGCTGTCAAGCCTTGCTTGTGCATGGCTCTTGTTCAGCCTTGGGGTACATTACAAACTTCTGTGGCTTGCACAATTAAACATGCAACTGGAGTGGCTTGACAGATAAGATCATAAATGATGAAGACTGACAATTGAGGCTGGAAACATATTTCAATTTTTAAAAAACGATTGATAACGTTAATTAttactagctacctagctagccaatgttagttCACACCAACATTTGCGTGTTGCTTGCTAGTTAGACACCAGTCAGACACTATTACTCTTTCTTTGCCGCATTGGCAAGCTTTTTCAAACTCATGAAaaagctagccaactttactTAGCTGGGGGTAAAGTTGTCTCGCTGAAAATAGACAATTATGAGTGATATCTACAATTTTGCATAAAGATAGTTCACAACTTTTCCTATTCCTAAACAAGTCAAACATAATTTGTGGAAATAGactaatttagctagctacccCTCCCGAACTCACCTGATATTTATTTTAATTAACGTCTCAGATTTTAGCTAGTTAGTGGAACATTCTATCTCAGGCATTCCATTGGTTTTGCGGGATTTTTGACATGTGAGTGGATGGATGTTCAAAATATAATGTTTGGCCAGAGATATTTTAGAAATACCGCCTTTGGTTTTAACTTTGATGATGGATATCCAGTTTAAACTTTTTGAGGTGAAACGCTTAGGCAGGGCAAGACCAGAGACGTTCCTCCATAACCTCTGGTTGTGAGAGAAACAGTCAACGGCAGTCTCTCAATCTGACAGCGCCCTCCAGTGGTCTTTCACTCCTGGTTTTATGGAGAGGTGATTATTATCTGATTATTATCTGATTATGACTGATGATGCCTGGCTGTAAACTGGCTATGTAATGTGGTCGTTTTTAAAAGTTTAACAACAGTGACAGAGATAACACGGAGCTCACAAatttgtctctctatctctctctctctcacacacacacacacacacacacacacacacacacacacacacacacaaacaaactctTAGTTGCTAACACACTCAACACACTTTTTTGAATCAGCTCTGTCAACTGTAAAAATACAAATCTAAACAATAATTTCCCTCTTAAGGTCATTACAGTTTTACTACCACATTCACATTGTAAGTTTTTCCATGTGGTAATACAGTCTTTAGTTTCAGTGACAGCAGGCTGAACACACTGATAGATGTCCACCAGAGAATGaattggagagagggagatacacAAGAAGGTGTTAACTTATTTTTAGCCACTGAAATGtgtagaagagaagagagggatgggggtgCATCAGGGGAAGATAatgacagggagagaaagagaagaaagaaagatagaCGTTTATTTTTAAAGCCAACTGTTTTGCGTTGAATGAAAAGATACACTGTTAATTGGGGAGGGAGTTGGAGAGTGGAGAAAGGCAGAGGGGACGTACATTTGATGGGACATcaggggtatatatatatatatatatatatatatatatatatagagtcgCTTAGATTGGCAATGGATGATGTCATTACAGATTTATGAACAATATGTTTGTTGTTTGGGATTctgtgtttttatatatattgaTTACTATTTTTCAATGttactgtcaggtggatggattatcttgacaaaggctaacattctcactaacagggatttaaacaaatttgtgcacaacatttgagagaagtaaactttttgtgcgtatggaacatttctgggatcttttatttcagttcacaaaacatgggaccaacactttacatgttgcgtttatatttttgttcagtgttatatatatatatatatatatatatatatatatatatatatatatatatatatatatatatagtaccactcaaaagtttggacacacctactcattccagggtttttctttaattttactattttgtacattgtagaataatagtgaagacatcaacactatgaaataacacatatggaatcatgtagtaaccaaagaagtgttaaacaaatcaaaatatattttatatttgagattcttcaaagtagccaccctttgcattgatgacagctttgcacactcatggcattctctcaaccagcttcatgaggtagtcacctggaatgcatttcaattaacaggtgtgccttcttaaaagttaatttgtggaatttctttccttcttaatgcattcgagccaaccagttgtgttgtgacaaggtagatgggttatacagaacatagccctatttggtaaaagaccaagtccatattatggcaagaacagctcaaataagcaaagagaaacaacagtccatcattactttaagacatgaacgtcagtcaataacaaacatttcaagaactttgaaagtttcttcaagtgcagtcgcaaaaaccatcaagtgctatgatgaaactggctctcatgaggaccaccacaggaatggaagacccagagttttcctctgctgcagaggataagttcatgagagttaccagcctcagaaattgcagcccaaataaatgcttcacagagttcaagtaacagacacatctcaacatcaactgttcagaggggactgtgtgaatcaggccttcatggtcgaattgctgcaaagaaaccactactaaaggacaccattaagaagaagagacctgcttgggtcaagaaacacgaacaatggacattagaccggtggaaatgtgtcatttggtctggagtccaaattggagatttttgattccaaccgccgtgtctttgtgagacgcgttgtgggtgaacagattatctctgcatgtttaGTTCCCACCattaagcatggaggaggaggtattatggtgtgggggtgctatgccggtgacactgtctgagatatatttagaattcaaggcacaattaaccagcatggctaccacagcattctgcagcaatacgccctgccatctggtttgggcttagtgggactatcatttgttttttaacaggacaatgacccaacacacctccaggctgtctaagggctatttgaccaagaaggagagtgatggagtgctgcatcagatgaccttgcctccacaatcccccggtctcaaccaaattgagatggtttgggatgagtcggaccgcagagtgaaggaaaagcagccaacaagtgctcagcatatgtgggtactccttcaagactgttggaaaatcattccaggtgaagctggttgagagaatgccaagagtgtgcaaatcagtcatcaaggcaaagggtggctatttgaacaatctcaaatctaaaatatattttgtttaatacatttttggttactacatgattccatatgtgttatttcatagttgggatgtcttcactattattctacaatgtagaaaatagtaaaaataaagaaaaacccttgaatgagtaggtgtgtccaaccttttgactggtgctgtatatatatatatatatatatatatatatatatatatacactaccgttcaaaagtttggggtcacttagaaacgtccttgttttcgaaagaaaagcaaattttttgtccattaaaataacatcaaattgatcagaaatacagtgtagacattgttgtatgcatgttgtaaatggctattgtagctggaaacggctgatttttaatggaatatctacataggtgtacggaggcccattatcagcaaccatcagtcctgtgttccaatggcacgttgtgtttgctaatccaagtttatcattttaaaaggctaattgatcattagaaaacccctttgcaattatgttagcacagctgaaaactgttgtgctgattaaagaagcaataaaacggacCTTCTtaagactagttgagtatctggagcatcagcaattgtgggttcgattacaggctcaaaatggcaagaaacaaagaactttcttctgaaactcgtcagtctattcttgttctgagaaatgaaggctattccatgcgagaaattgccaagaaactgaagatctcgtacaacgctgtgtactagtcccttcacagaacagcgcaaacgcTGGATGATGGAATCCGCAGTaagggaaacagcgccactgtccACCCCACggctgttgttattgttttttgttttgttgacgaagCAGAGCTGGGAGCGGCGAACATGGTggtgaatgtaaaaaaaaagacaTATGCTCTTTTTCTATTACacgtgcaatgatgtcagagggaaagaaactgtgtttgttttttgcagtaacttctttgctgttgtaatatcgcaaacagatgtggcagtttcaccattaaggattccagctttaactcTTATGTCTGAATGAGTGTATTTACTCATTTACTCGGGGTCAGGGTAATAATTCAATTTCATTTGAGTACTGAGTCCTGACTATGCAAATCTGTTTGCTAGGGCATGACttgagagtgtgtgcgtgtgcctgtctgtctatctgtctgtctatgtatgcgtgtattcatgtgtgtatgtatgcatgtgtgtgtgtgtgtgtgtgtgtgtgtatatgtctgtgtaCCCATGGTTTCCAGAGCAGATGCAGCTGTCCCGGCTGTTGGAATGTGCCGATGTCACTAGCTCTATTTCTGGAACCTGTGTTGTTCTAAAGGTCAGATAAAGTGGCTCGGAATCCTCACAAGGCAGGAGGGTGGCAGGGGGCATTCACTAACCAACACACACCAGACAACactttcagagagagagacagagaggtagagagagagagagagggagagagagagcaagagagagagggagagcgcaatagagagaaagagagagcaagagagagatttctgcctagaacagaacagagtctAAACGGATTGTATGGAAGTTGGACATTTAATGTACATAGATATTGAGTGATCAGGAGTAATCCAATAACCTTGGAGAGAAAGAGTCTGATTTAACTTTATGTTTCAGAGGAAGTTGGACTAACAAACACAGAAAGTCCACGGAACCATGGATGATGTATCACTCCACCAGGAGGATTCTGGGAACGACCCAACAGCCAACCAGACAGAGGACAACAAAAACAATCAGGTGTGTTTGTGTTGATGAAGGAAATACACCCATAAACAGATACAGACAACCCCAAGACAATATGAATACAGAGACAAACCTCAACCACCTACAGACAAACCAATACAAACTTTTTTGTATCAAGACAAAGTCATATAGCCTTACTATGAGGTGGCAGGCTTGTTAGATGTATTTTGCGGTGTGGTCAGATGTAGTATTTGGAGCGAAGACAGTGGGAGGGGTTGGTGGTGGTTGTGGATGCCTGCGTGTAACCTAAGTGCTGggctacacctgttcctgtgtgatgaggtgtgaatgacggagtcaggcgcaggaggtaaaacaccgaaatccagagtttattcagtgtacatgaataaagcgcagcaagcgtcaaaacgaaactagcacaagggaaaaatccaacttggctacatacaaggaaagagtagctcaaccgagctaccactctcacaaagaacaatcactcacaaaggacaagggggcagagagaacacttatacacagactaatgagggaatgagtaccaggtgtgtgtgattgacaagacaagacaagaaaaatggtaatcaggggggagtaataacctatatgtgacctcgttgattattctcaggactttgaatggccctacaaaccgtgggctcagcttccggcagggcaggcggaggggcagattccgggtcgagagccagacccgatcccccggtacaaagacgggggcctcactgcggtgacggtcagcgatggccttctgacgacgcacggcgcgttggaggtgaacatgggcagcgttccacgtcccctccacgcgccgaaaccagtcatccaccgcaggagcttcggtctggctctggtgccacggtgccagaaccggttggtaacctaaaacacactgaaatggtgttaggttcgtagaggagtggcgaagagagttctgggcatattctgcccatggcaggaacaccgaccactcccccggccggtcctggaaataggacctcaggaacctacccacatcctgatttacccgttccacctgcccattactctcagggtggaacccagaggtcaggctgaccgagactcccagacgttccatgaacgccttccagacttttgacgttaactggggacctcggtcagacactatatcctctggtaccccgtggtgccggaagacgtgagtaaacagggcctccgcagtttgcagagccgtgggtagaccgggcagaggaaggaggctgcaggccttcgaaaagcggtccacaacgaccaggatggtggtgttcccttgagcgagaggcagatcagttaaaaaaatcaacactcaaatgagaccatggtcgttgtggaactggtaaaggttttacccgctgggaggtgcctaggtgccttactctgggcgcacactgagcaggaggaaacatacaccctcacgtccttagccaaggtaggccaccagtacttttcggtcaggcagcgcactgtacgaccgatacctgggtgaccagaggagggtgacgtgtgtgcccagtagatcagacgatcacggataagcccaggcacgtactgcagcccagttggacactgcagtggagatggatctgtgcgtaatgcctgcgctatatccgcgtccatcgcccatactaccggcgccacaatgcatgagtctggcagtatgggggtattgtctctgggcctctcctctgtatcatacagccgggacagtgcgtctgccttcacgttcttcgtacccggaatgtatgacagtgtaaaatcaaaccgggtgaagaatagggcccacctggcctggcgagggttcagcctcctcgctgcccggatgtactccaggttacggttgtccgtccagacgaggaatggtgtttcgccccctcgagccaatgtctccacacggtcagagctcggacaacagccaacagctcccgatcaccaacgccgtagttctgctccgccgggctgagcttccttgagaagaacgcacaggggcagagcttgggtggcgtgcccgagcgttgagacaggactgctcccatcccaacctcggacgcatccactacgaacggtagtgatggatcggggtgggcccgtaccggggccgaggtgaacagttccctcagtttactgaaggccctgtcagcctcagcagaccagcggagccgggacggcccacccttcaacagagatgtaatgggagctgcgaccttgccaaagtcccggataaacctccgataatagttggcgaagccaaggaagcgctgcacctcctttaccgtcggccaattacgcacggctgcaatgcggtcgccctccatctccacacctgtggtagaaatgctgtatccgaggaaggagacggactgctggaaaaaaaacatacacttttctgccttagcataaaggtcattttccaacagtcgaaccagggacacatgctcggcgcgcgtagcggaatacaccaagatgtaatcgatgtagaccactacaccgcgaccaagcatgtcccgaaacacctcgttcacaaaggactggaagactgagggagcattcatcaaaccatagggcatcaccaggtattcataatgccccgtggttgtgctgaatgctgtcttccactcatctccctcctgctcctcgcatcaacctagtggtgcgcgtcgccagtccggcccggcccgttcctgctcctcgcaccaagccagtggtgcatgttcctagtccggttcggcccgtacctgctcctcgcaccagaccagtggtgagtgtgtccagtccggcacagcccgtgcccgttccaccggtgcctgatccagctccggtcagctgctccagtccggagccagagtagtccgctccaccggtgcctgatccagctccggtcagctgctccactccggagccagagcagtccactccaccggggtctagtccagctccggtcagcggctccactccggagccagagcagtccactccaccggtgcctgatccagctccggtcagcggctccactccggagccagagcagtccgctccaccggggtccagtccagatccggtcagcggctccactccggagccagagcagtccgctccaccggtgcccagtccagctccggtcagcggctccagtccggagcctgagcagtccgctccagtcagcggctccagtccagacccagacgtcagcccctctccaggttcggggtctcccacaccagggtccagacagggcttggagtatagtgggaggaaggagaggggaagcagcgcgccgaggtccagaccagaccaggggcgcaacaggaaggcggagaataggtggttgtcacgcccggagccggatccgcctccgaggcggaatgcccacccggcccctaccctgttaagtaaaggttgtgcggtcggagtccgcacctttgggggggggggggactcttatttgttgagtcagggtgtgattttctatgttgtattttctatgtttgtgatctagattttgtagttctatgtttggccgggtgtgtttcccaatcagaggtagctgtcgctcgttgtctctgattggggagcatacttaggcagcctattggcaattaggTGTTGTGTTGTTCCGTGGTGGAGGCTTGTATTGTTTGTTAGCCTTAGGACGTCACGTttagtttgtttattgttttgtcgttgtgtttattcgttaaataaacatgtatgcatatcacgctgcgccttggtctgacccgtctgtgaacgaacgtgacaatgacggagtcaggcgcaggaggtaaaacaccgaaatccagagtttattcagtgtacatgaataaagcgcagcaagcgtcaaaacgaaactagcacaagggaaaaatccacctttgctacatacaaggaaagagtagctcaaccgagctactcactctcacaaagaacaatcactcacaaaggacaagggggcagagggaacacttatacacagactaatgagggaatgaataccaggtgtgtgtgattgacaagacaccCTGAGTCATGACCTGGAGTGACACCTGGGACAGTTCCTGAAGTTCACTTACCTAACATAATTCCAACATACTGTATTATCTGCAACTTTACACATCTTAATGCATAACATAAAGCAACATAAACCTGTAATATGTTTGAATCGTAATTAAAGCCATAAAACATTATGAAAAACGTGTGTGTAATATTACAGCCGGAGCTGTGTAATTAAACAACTCTACAGCCGAAGGTGTGTGTTCGGAGTGCCAAAGTAACTATGGGGATTCCCTGGAGTGAAGCAgacacattttatatttgagttctGAACTAGTTATAATGTCACTTTACATCTTCTCTCCCCTCAACAACTGATTTAGAATCAGGTCTATGACAACAGTTCTGGGTTTCACCATTTTGGtttgtccctaaccctaaccaaaacTATCTCAAGTGCTCAGAATAACCAATTGTAATCTTATCTGGTTTGTCTCTCAGACAGAGGAAGAGGCTTCAGTGCAGGAGTGTGACCCCCCTAAGAGAGACCACCTGGCGGAGGACACAGTGGAAGGTCATGGGGTTAAGTCTGGGGCTAATACGGCTAAAGCTCCAGAACAGGCAGCAGGGGCTAGCATTGGAAATGTAGAGGAGTCTCAGCCAGTAACCGACGCCAATGAGGTAAATGGTGAAGAGGCTTGTAAGGGTGAGGAGGGGCCGTCTCAAGGTGCAGACACTGGAGAAACAGAAGACCCCAAAGTGGTGAACGGAGagaagaagggggagggagagaaggaggaggacaaGAATAGAAAGGGGCAAGAGGTGGTCAAGAATGGAGATATTGAGAAAGAGGATATGAAAGAGGAcaaagagaaggggggagaaaATATTGccaggaaaaaggggaagggggAAAAGATAGGAGAGGGAAaaacagaagagaagagaaaaggagATGAAGAGAAGGGGAAAGACAGAAAAGTAAaggcagggaagagagagggagggaagggagagggagggaagagagagggagggaagagagagggagggaagggagaggcagggaagggagagggagggaagggagagggagagaagagagagggagggaagggagaggcagggaagagagagggagggaagggagcggcagggaagagagagggagggaagggagagggagggaagggagaggcagggaagggagagggagggaagggagagggagggaagagagagggagggaagggagagggagggaagagagagggagggaagggagagggagagaagggagaggcagggaagggagaaggagggaagagagagggagggaagggagagggagagggagggaagggagaggcagggaagggagagggagggaagggagggaagggagaggcagggaagggagagggagggaagggagaggcagagggagggaagggagaggcagggaagggagagggagggaagggagaggcagggaagggagaggcagggatgggagagggagggaagggagaggcagggaagggagagggagagggagggaagggagagggagggaagggagaggcagGGAAGGGAGAGGCAGGGAAGGGAGAGGCAGGGAAGGCGCCAGAGAACAAGAGCAAACCAGTAAAAGAAAAGGAAGGGGCAGGAGGAGGAAAGGTTAAAGAGAAAAGCAAGGACTCGGAGAAGCAAGGGAAGACAAAAAGAAAGAGTGGCGTGagtcccaccacctcttccccatcCTCTGTGGCCCGACCACGGAACTCTGCCCGTTCTGGCCGGGCATCCACTAAAAATGACATCATAGCAAAGTTCCAGCAAAATGCCCCTGAGTAAGTTCTGACATGTTCAATATGACAAAATGCAACATGCTCATGTTTAATGTTTTTAAATAGCGATAATTGTATTGTCTTTTCACTTATTTTCAGGACACCGGTTGTCCGCAACTTCAAACTTCAGAGATCATCTATGGCTGTGGCAAACGGGGCGACAATCAAACAGAAAGTGCTTTCATGGTGTCAAAACAAAACCCGCAAATACGAGGTGAGGGGATATTCATGATCATGTGCACCAGAGGTACTGACATTGGAGCTCCATAACCCTGCCTGATACCCTACCCTCTCTTTCCCAGGGTGTTTCCATTGAGAACTTCTCATCATCATGGTGTGATGGGCTGGCATTCTGTGCGCTCATCCATCGCTTCTTCCCGGACGCTTTTGACTTCTCAGCCCTGAGCtcatctgagagagagaagaacttCACCCTGGCCTTCAACACAGCAGAGTACgaagctgtgtgtatgtgtgtgtgtgtgtgtgtgtgtgtgtgtgtgtgtgtgtgtgtgtgtgtgtgtgtgtgtgtgtgtgtgtgtgtgtgtgtgtgtgtgtgtgtgtgtgtatgtatgtatgtgtttgtgtctgagtgtgtgtgttgtaaattATTCAtcatcctttctttctctctccctccatatctcttccccccctctctctctctctctctctctctctctctctctctctctctctctctctctctctctctctctctctctctctctctctctctctctctctctctctctctctctctctctctctaaggacCATGGCTGACTGCTGCCCTCTGTTGGAGGTTGGTGATATGATCCTGATGGGGAACAGCCCGGACCCTATGTGTGTGTTCACCTATGTCCAGGCCCTCTGTCAACACCTCTCCaaaatagagaaggagaggaaggacaaggaagaagaggaggagaagagtgaAAAGATGAAAGACGGAGAGGTAGAAACCACTacagagaagaaagaggagattGAGGAAACTGGGAAGATAGATGGTCaacaagaggaggaggatggggagaaCGAAGTCAAAtatgggaaagagaaagagagtgagaagagaTCAGCGCTGGAGGgagatgaagagaaagagagtgaggaaAGAGAAGTTGGAGGGTTAATTGAAGCACAGGCTTAAGCTAATGCTAAAAGGACATGGAAAAGACCAAATGAGTGAGATTCAGAGAGATAAATAAATACTTTTCAATTGAGCCACATGATGAAGTATAGTTTTACAGTTTGGAATACGACTAGTGTTTAGCGTGTATGAGCATA
This genomic window contains:
- the LOC121535756 gene encoding smoothelin-like protein 1; translation: MDDVSLHQEDSGNDPTANQTEDNKNNQTEEEASVQECDPPKRDHLAEDTVEGHGVKSGANTAKAPEQAAGASIGNVEESQPVTDANEVNGEEACKGEEGPSQGADTGETEDPKVVNGEKKGEGEKEEDKNRKGQEVVKNGDIEKEDMKEDKEKGGENIARKKGKGEKIGEGKTEEKRKGDEEKGKDRKGEGGKGEAGKGEAGKGEAGKAPENKSKPVKEKEGAGGGKVKEKSKDSEKQGKTKRKSGVSPTTSSPSSVARPRNSARSGRASTKNDIIAKFQQNAPETPVVRNFKLQRSSMAVANGATIKQKVLSWCQNKTRKYEGVSIENFSSSWCDGLAFCALIHRFFPDAFDFSALSSSEREKNFTLAFNTAETMADCCPLLEVGDMILMGNSPDPMCVFTYVQALCQHLSKIEKERKDKEEEEEKSEKMKDGEVETTTEKKEEIEETGKIDGQQEEEDGENEVKYGKEKESEKRSALEGDEEKESEEREVGGLIEAQA